One part of the Salmo salar chromosome ssa10, Ssal_v3.1, whole genome shotgun sequence genome encodes these proteins:
- the LOC123724498 gene encoding ETS homologous factor isoform X2, which produces MVRHTTCIMSIPSTASIESQLPTTWSSYPCSDISTVMPGYTSRLWSQDSQPQYWSKYQVWEWLQQMLDMHQIDAATIPFQNFDVDGRQLCSMTYQDFTRAAGTVGPILYHSLTELKWSGQYPGVEFSPLDVIKSEPDDFPCPFTEPSIYPADIYDPSFQSLAPVASPTPSSPDTNRSHSRPHQVKKHNPRGTHLWEFIRDILLNPERNPGLIKWEDRTEGVFRFLKSEAVAQLWGKKKNNSSMTYEKLSRAMRYYYKREILERVDGRRLVYKFGRNARGWRESEK; this is translated from the exons ATGGTCCGTCATACCACCTGTATCATGAGCATCCCTTCCACTGCCAGCATTGAGAGCCAGCTGCCGACAACATGGAGCTCCTACCCCTGCTCAGACA TTTCCACAGTGATGCCTGGTTACACCAGTCGCCTGTGGTCCCAGGACTCCCAGCCTCAGTATTGGTCGAAGTATCAGGTGTGGGAGTGGCTGCAGCAGATGCTGGATATGCACCAGATCGACGCTGCCACCATCCCTTTCCAGAACTTTGATGTGGACGGACGTCAGCTGTGCAGCATGACCTACCAGGACTTCACCCGTGCTGCGGGCACCGTGGGGCCTATCCTCTACCACAGCCTCACCGAGCTCAAATGGAGCG GTCAGTATCCTGGTGTGGAGTTTTCACCGCTGGACGTTATCAAATCAGAGCCAGATG ATTTCCCTTGCCCATTCACAGAACCTAGCATCTATCCTGCAG ATATTTACGATCCCTCGTTTCAATCCCTTGCACCTGTGGCCTCACCCACTCCCTCCAGTCCAG ACACAAATAGATCTCACAGTCGCCCTCATCAGGTCAAAAAACACA ACCCCCGGGGGACCCACCTGTGGGAGTTCATTAGGGACATTCTGCTGAACCCAGAGCGGAACCCAGGCCTGATCAAGTGGGAGGATCGGACAGAGGGCGTCTTCCGCTTCCTCAAGTCAGAGGCCGTGGCTCAGCTGTGGGGCAAGAAGAAGAACAATAGCAGCATGACCTACGAGAAGCTCAGCCGAGCTATGAG ATATTACTACAAACGGGAAATCCTGGAACGTGTAGATGGACGAAGGCTGGTCTACAAGTTTGGAAGGAATGCACGAGGATGGAGGGAGTCAGAGAAGTGA
- the LOC123724498 gene encoding ETS homologous factor isoform X1: MVRHTTCIMSIPSTASIESQLPTTWSSYPCSDISTVMPGYTSRLWSQDSQPQYWSKYQVWEWLQQMLDMHQIDAATIPFQNFDVDGRQLCSMTYQDFTRAAGTVGPILYHSLTELKWSGQYPGVEFSPLDVIKSEPDVDFPCPFTEPSIYPADIYDPSFQSLAPVASPTPSSPDTNRSHSRPHQVKKHNPRGTHLWEFIRDILLNPERNPGLIKWEDRTEGVFRFLKSEAVAQLWGKKKNNSSMTYEKLSRAMRYYYKREILERVDGRRLVYKFGRNARGWRESEK, encoded by the exons ATGGTCCGTCATACCACCTGTATCATGAGCATCCCTTCCACTGCCAGCATTGAGAGCCAGCTGCCGACAACATGGAGCTCCTACCCCTGCTCAGACA TTTCCACAGTGATGCCTGGTTACACCAGTCGCCTGTGGTCCCAGGACTCCCAGCCTCAGTATTGGTCGAAGTATCAGGTGTGGGAGTGGCTGCAGCAGATGCTGGATATGCACCAGATCGACGCTGCCACCATCCCTTTCCAGAACTTTGATGTGGACGGACGTCAGCTGTGCAGCATGACCTACCAGGACTTCACCCGTGCTGCGGGCACCGTGGGGCCTATCCTCTACCACAGCCTCACCGAGCTCAAATGGAGCG GTCAGTATCCTGGTGTGGAGTTTTCACCGCTGGACGTTATCAAATCAGAGCCAGATG TAGATTTCCCTTGCCCATTCACAGAACCTAGCATCTATCCTGCAG ATATTTACGATCCCTCGTTTCAATCCCTTGCACCTGTGGCCTCACCCACTCCCTCCAGTCCAG ACACAAATAGATCTCACAGTCGCCCTCATCAGGTCAAAAAACACA ACCCCCGGGGGACCCACCTGTGGGAGTTCATTAGGGACATTCTGCTGAACCCAGAGCGGAACCCAGGCCTGATCAAGTGGGAGGATCGGACAGAGGGCGTCTTCCGCTTCCTCAAGTCAGAGGCCGTGGCTCAGCTGTGGGGCAAGAAGAAGAACAATAGCAGCATGACCTACGAGAAGCTCAGCCGAGCTATGAG ATATTACTACAAACGGGAAATCCTGGAACGTGTAGATGGACGAAGGCTGGTCTACAAGTTTGGAAGGAATGCACGAGGATGGAGGGAGTCAGAGAAGTGA